In Spodoptera frugiperda isolate SF20-4 chromosome 12, AGI-APGP_CSIRO_Sfru_2.0, whole genome shotgun sequence, a single window of DNA contains:
- the LOC118263170 gene encoding protein PRRC2C-like isoform X2, with amino-acid sequence MSALSTPGGGGTTAQSKPTSGKQRYQKLDINSLYCANRNENSEPSSVKSQLSRKHGMQSLGKVPSARRPPANLPSLKTETGQDPNINSISAVATTVSTTSACTSQTTSTTSNSSVLAGTGAGGWVALPPPSSPHFRTEFPSLEAAAQPSHRSSEHTAPQPQLRPQTEGSWTCGGTAGVRQEATSAAAAPAAAPASQQSPACLPRSILPSFMKGSSSGGLGLGTLGALRGAAGSAAGAAASAGPAPRQAPRAAPATPRAVEVLTARPILRDDQISSLDDISRDAGWAQQDDIDYDQKLDFSDGESSAPSKGHNRGNRASADSERVDMKLHEPGDEDQLWAERRQKQSNEVAQAVARARQRKEEEQRRQHRDAPASMQSKEARDRPDRMPDRDRNDNRDREQEGREKDRGDIRDRERAENRDRIDNRDKDRNDVREREKDRVESRERDRIENRDRYDNRDRDRDVRDRDRDRERERDRDRERDRDRDRDRERDRDRDRERDRLDRGRVENRDRPESDKERTEPRDRNENRDRNDNRDRNDNRDRNDNRDRLDRDRFDRERDRSDRDRDRDRGDRDRNDRERDRDRERDFRERDRDYGRDRDRDQANPAFSKTFQANIPPRFLKQQQNRQQDDHKGWAFSGKPAPRRQEPTSYNAPRHAPHNGRRSYSRDYSDREDDFRRDQKDGPGPQWRSEMQDYERSGRELDRSNSKDSYSDYKERRNESDKKSIETTIEPSSRTAADKLTEVFERKSIGLAEPFANTDSTSQAHAPDRRNSPPSSSQRESSERDFGKTSWAEVTQEEPNNSNQHKLSTDKISVTKDNEPIPKDVHDRENVNDDSKHISQQSQMTHSVQQSQVPPSIIPNPPTAQTQIQKGQNNLSNNNQNFGQPQQAQSQVLVSQSQTSFTETQTTSLSAPKHHNINEVSSNISQAQKQTSSEIIPQQNVAKPVFSAQKSEKELSESESIASKSSTDPSSLVGIKVNETYSAESLQVSAASQKRSTDDKKNERVSNEQLNKIPAKEPVERKSSGSGSEKKSRGYGGGGYAVYNKGWGPRRRSHRSSRSNNRASESDGSTDGAPNSDRKERRRAPRSPRPKNTTGKPEDGNQPLIMDQPSAATDSNGTAFEPRGQPSRRGRGGFQGSQRPQALAPAKRVTGYGPPNTKSPFSQANRAVKDNEDPKDNAPMDDKMKGNNNKPRAGSSTGRGRDRRPKGTGPPSGEDENWETTSEHSEGGTSGNRRSAGGRQAGQSQKVQGGRNQNSGNRQNNGRNSQAGKKENAVDGKTGDITEAMTDLKLTSGKKDDEVVDDGFQEVRNKKNSKDARGPTKDDNNQHSTKPRSHSNQGGGRNGSTTRNANDKSNPRGSAPVTTKSNSQYERPRQANLAPRFVKQRQKQQMGLVSGFGPDTGAAPPPPPVNAWDKPISQTLRGNVEEPAEPIENKSAQVSQRSTPGDTPVENKPIQPTCAIVADKSGVLDGATPPVETIIFENTNYKTATPDETLQQKYQMNAIPKTQAEEINTELENRALAFNGEVRPRPRSIQELISDRPVVTDADASSLGLQMTFDTSQKPEDSSDMKLDFAFDSDLGQLTEDKSAKSLGMPRGVHMSTSNTISPLAADLNLKIASVKKVWEMPAVAEGTEDIQFAGFEENNTETAQPNVCKVKPTQQLQSPPPQHYNHVGYQGGYGSLSVPSPPAVMFNSSQQLLSSSQQLPQQSGLYGAFLDQSRGQFGGFPGTPYGAGSAAPYNYQPPPDMFQSLPNQYRMAAAAGGGAAFGQSGQLGNSPSTVLISSTSNSLMSATVKPSTQQIGAIGSKGGGVGGVSTYQQQYLGYSAPVGEAPYSLPGLLPRPAPPASSYYSPYQPPAAPAPTYPLQFTQPAQSGAFGSQFLSSQLQVAAAVQQMQQYRAPLQQQYAPPQPRPPPQQLKSPLHEHANGFAPLCDAASPTPKGAAKPQKPPHSPPQHKYHAPPPHPPPAHTPHQHHQQQMVSGGNNGRCGGGGGGGGMGRGGMVAPRYPAPIGQRPHAPAVPLYRAPPAAPRPHHAARPNLYYHQHQRNGGAGERAADGGEAAPPGDEPGDEAPAPDAPAPAEVKAE; translated from the exons ATGTCTGCACTCTCGACGCCGGGCGGCGGAGGCACTACGGCGCAGAGCAAGCCGACGTCCGGCAAGCAAAGATATCAGAAGTTGGACATCAATAGCTTGTACTGCGCTAACAGA AACGAGAACTCAGAACCGTCCTCAGTAAAATCTCAACTAAGCCGCAAACATGGAATGCAAAGTCTTGGAAAAGTACCTTCAGCTAGGCGACCACCTGCCAACTTGCCTTCTTTGAAAACTGAAACTGGTCAAGATCCTAATATAAA cTCTATTTCTGCTGTTGCTACTACTGTATCTACAACTTCAGCATGTACTTCCCAAACAACA TCTACAACATCGAACAGCAGTGTGCTTGCTGGGACTGGAGCAGGAGGATGGGTGGCACTCCCCCCACCGTCCTCCCCCCACTTCCGCACAGAGTTCCCCTCACTAGAGGCAGCTGCTCAACCTTCACATCGCTCATCAGAACATACGGCGCCACAACCACAATTGAGACCACAAA CGGAAGGCAGCTGGACGTGCGGTGGCACGGCGGGGGTCCGCCAGGAAGCCACatccgccgccgccgcacccGCCGCCGCGCCTGCCTCACAACAGAGTCCTGCCTGCCTCCCACGATCGATTCTGCCATCTTtc ATGAAAGGTAGCAGTAGTGGCGGGCTCGGGCTGGGCACGCTGGGCGCCCTGCGCGGCGCCGCGGGCAGCGCTGCGGGCGCGGCTGCGAGCGCGGGGCCCGCGCCGCGGCaggcgccgcgcgccgcgccggcCACTCCGCGAGCCGTCGAGGTGCTCACTGCACGCCCGATCCTGCGTGACGATCAGATCTCTTCTCTTGATGACATTTCTCGAGATGCCGGCTGGGCGCAGCAAGACGATATCGATTATGA TCAGAAGCTGGACTTCTCGGATGGCGAATCTTCCGCTCCTAGTAAGGGACATAATAGAGGTAATCGCGCCAGCGCCGACAGTGAACGTGTTGATATGAAGCTTCATGAACCTGGTGACGAAGATCAGCTTTGGGCGGAGCGGCGCCAAAAACAGAGCAATGAGGTAGCTCAGGCGGTAGCTCGAGCTCGACAGCGCAAAGAGGAAGAACAGAGGCGTCAACATCGGGACGCACCCGCGTCCATGCAGTCCAAAGAGGCGCGCGATCGACCCGATAGGATGCCTGACCGAGACCGCAATGACAATAGAGATAGGGAACAAGAAGGGAGAGAAAAGGACAGAGGTGATATCAGGGACCGAGAACGTGCCGAAAATAGAGATCGTATAGATAATAGAGACAAGGACCGTAATGATGTACGTGAACGAGAGAAAGATCGTGTTGAAAGCAGAGAACGTGACCGTATTGAAAACAGAGACCGCTACGATAATCGAGACAGGGATCGGGATGTTAGAGACCGTGATCGAGACCGCGAACGAGAGCGTGACCGGGATCGTGAACGGGACCGCGACCGCGATCGTGATCGGGAACGCGACAGGGATCGAGACCGTGAGCGAGACAGATTAGATAGAGGTCGGGTGGAAAATAGAGATCGTCCAGAAAGCGATAAAGAAAGAACTGAGCCGAGGGATCGTAATGAGAATAGAGATCGTAATGATAACAGAGATCGCAACGATAATAGAGACCGCAATGACAACCGAGATCGCTTGGACCGTGATAGATTTGACAGGGAACGAGATCGATCCGATAGAGACCGCGACCGAGACCGCGGTGATAGAGATCGAAATGATCGTGAAAGGGATAGAGATCGCGAACGAGACTTTAGAGAGAGAGATCGTGACTATGGTCGCGACCGTGACCGCGACCAAGCTAATCCAGCATTTTCTAAAACGTTCCAAGCAAATATACCGCCGCGGTTCCTAAAGCAGCAGCAAAATAGACAACAAGATGATCACAAAGGCTGGGCGTTTTCCGGAAAACCAGCACCTAGACGTCAAGAGCCAACATCTTATAATGCACCTCGACACGCGCCACACAATGGCCGTCGCTCTTATTCACG GGACTATTCTGACCGTGAAGATGATTTTAGAAGAGATCAAAAAGATGGACCTGGGCCGCAATGGCGGTCTGAAATGCAAGATTATGAAAGATCTGGCCGTGAATTGGACAGGTCTAATTCAAAAGATTCATATAGTGACTATAAAGAACGGAGAAATGAATCTGATAAAAAATCAATAGAGACTACTATTGAACCTAGCAGCCGAACTGCTGCTGATAAATTGACAGAAGTATTTGAAAGGAAGAGCATAGGACTCGCTGAACCTTTTGCCAATACTGACTCAACATCTCAAGCACACGCTCCTGATCGACGAAACTCTCCGCCGAGTTCGTCACAACGGGAATCCTCTGAAAGAGATTTTGGCAAGACATCTTGGGCTGAAGTGACTCAGGAAGAACCTAATAATTCCAATCAACACAAATTATCAACAGATAAAATCTCGGTGAcaaaagataatgaaccaaTACCTAAAGATGTTCATGATCGTGAAAATGTAAATGATGACTCAAAGCATATCTCTCAACAATCCCAAATGACTCATTCAGTTCAGCAATCCCAAGTTCCACCAAGTATTATTCCAAACCCACCAACAGCTCAAACTCAAATTCAAAAGGGTCAGAATAACTTATCTAATAACAATCAAAACTTTGGACAACCTCAACAAGCACAGTCCCAAGTACTTGTTAGCCAATCTCAAACATCCTTTACTGAAACTCAAACTACTTCTCTATCTGCCCCAAAACACCATAATATTAATGAAGTGTCATCAAATATTTCCCAGGCACAAAAACAAACCTCATCTGAAATAATACCACAACAAAATGTAGCTAAGCCTGTGTTCTCAGCTCAAAAGTCTGAAAAAGAACTTTCAGAATCTGAATCAATAGCTTCTAAGTCTAGCACAGATCCATCCAGCTTAGTAGGAATTAAAGTTAATGAAACATACTCTGCAGAATCTCTTCAAGTTAGTGCAGCTTCCCAAAAACGTTCTACTGATGATAAGAAAAATGAAAGAGTCAGCAATGAGCAGCTTAACAAAATTCCTGCAAAAGAACCCGTCGAACGAAAATCGAGTGGATCAGGATCTGAAAAGAAAAGTCGAGGGTATGGTGGAGGTGGCTATGCAGTCTATAATAAAGGCTGGGGTCCACGACGTCGTTCTCATCGTAGTTCTCGTTCAAACAATAGAGCAAGTGAATCCGATGGCTCAACTGATGGTGCTCCCAATTCCGACAGGAAAGAGAGACGAAGAGCGCCACGTAGCCCACGGCCTAAGAATACAACTGGTAAACCTGAAGATGGCAATCAACCTCTGATCATGGACCAACCTTCTGCTGCAACTGACAGCAATGGAACAGCTTTTGAACCTCGCGGACAACCCTCTCGACGGGGACGTGGAGGATTCCAGGGTAGTCAACGCCCGCAAGCACTTGCTCCTGCTAAAAGAGTGACTGGATATGGACCTCCCAATACTAAAAGTCCATTTAGTCAAGCCAATCGGGCTGTAAAAGATAATGAAGATCCTAAAGACAACGCACCAATGGACGATAAAATGAAAGGGAATAATAATAAGCCTAGAGCTGGTTCGTCTACAGGGAGAGGTCGTGATCGGCGCCCTAAGGGCACTGGACCTCCAAGTGGTGAGGATGAAAATTGGGAGACAACATCTGAGCATTCCGAAGGTGGTACATCTGGAAACCGTCGTTCTGCCGGTGGAAGACAAGCTGGTCAATCCCAGAAAGTTCAAGGCGGCCGTAATCAAAATTCTGGGAACCGACAGAACAATGGACGGAACTCTCAGGCCGGCAAAAAAGAAAATGCCGTTGATGGTAAAACTGGTGATATTACAGAGGCTATGACAGATCTCAAACTTACATCTGGCAAAAAAGACGATGAAGTCGTTGATGATGGTTTCCaagaagtaagaaataaaaagaattcgAAAGATGCCAGAGGACCAACAAAGGATGATAACAATCAACATTCAACTAAACCAAGATCTCATTCCAATCAAGGTGGTGGTAGAAATGGATCCACAACTAGAAATGCTAATGATAAGTCAAACCCGCGAGGTTCAGCTCCAGTTACTACTAAGTCGAATTCTCAATATGAGCGTCCGCGCCAGGCGAACCTGGCTCCTCGTTTCGTAAAACAGAGACAAAAGCAACAAATGGGTTTGGTGTCTGGATTTGGTCCAGACACTGGCGCTGCACCGCCACCACCGCCTGTTAACGCGTGGGACAAACCGATATCACAAACTCTACGTGGCAACGTAGAAGAACCAGCAGAACCAATTGAGAACAAGTCTGCTCAGGTAAGCCAACGTAGTACGCCCGGCGACACTCCAGTTGAGAATAAACCTATTCAACCCACCTGCGCCATTGTTGCTGATAAAAGTGGTGTGTTAGATGGTGCTACACCACCAGTTGAAACAATCATTTTTGAAAATACGAATTATAAGACTGCAACACCTGATGAAACATTACAGCAAAAATATCAAATGAATGCTATTCCAAAAACTCAAGCTGAGGAGATAAATACCGAATTAGAAAACCGAGCGCTTGCATTCAATGGAGAAGTACGACCACGCCCTAGATCTATACAAGAATTAATATCTGACAGACCTGTAGTGACTGATGCTGATGCTTCGAGTTTAGGTCTCCAAATGACTTTTGATACATCTCAAAAACCAGAAGATTCTTCAGACATGAAACTTGATTTTGCTTTTGATTCTGATCTCGGACAACTCACAGAAGATAAGTCTGCGAAGTCTCTCGGTATGCCACGCGGCGTTCACATGAGCACATCAAATACTATTTCACCTCTGGCAGCTGATCTCAATTTAAAAATCGCCAGTGTTAAGAAAGTTTGGGAGATGCCCGCCGTGGCCGAAGGCACCGAAGACATACAATTCGCAGGatttgaagaaaataatacGGAGACCGCCCAGCCCAACGTTTGTAAAGTGAAGCCGACGCAACAACTGCAGTCGCCGCCGCCGCAGCACTACAATCACGTGGGCTACCAGGGCGGGTACGGCAGCCTGTCCGTGCCCTCGCCGCCCGCCGTCATGTTCAACTCGTCCCAGCAACTACTGAGCTCCTCGCAGCAACTGCCGCAACAGAGCGGCCTCTATGGAGCATTCCTTGACCAGAGTCGCGGTCAGTTCGGTGGATTCCCTGGCACTCCGTATGGTGCCGGCTCAGCCGCGCCATACAACTATCAGCCTCCACCTGATATGTTCCAGAGCCTTCCTAATCAATATCGTATG GCCGCAGCTGCCGGTGGTGGTGCAGCATTCGGCCAGTCGGGCCAACTGGGTAATAGTCCCAGTACTGTTCTTATCTCGAGCACTTCTAATTCTCTCATGTCAGCCACTGTCAAGCCTTCCACTCAACAAATAGGCGCTATCG GTAGCAAAGGCGGCGGAGTGGGCGGAGTGAGCACGTACCAGCAGCAGTACCTGGGCTACTCGGCGCCGGTGGGCGAGGCGCCGTACTCGCTGCCCGGGCTGCTGCCgcggcccgcgccgcccgccagcTCCTACTACTCGCCCTACcagccgcccgccgcgcccgcgcccacCTACCCCCTGCAGTTCACTCAGCCGGCGCAGTCGGGCGCTTTCGGCTCCCAATTCCTCTCTTCACAACTGCAGGTCGCCGCGGCCGTTCAGCAGATGCAG CAGTACCGTGCTCCGTTGCAACAACAGTACGCGCCGCCGCAGCCCCGGCCGCCGCCGCAACAGCTGAAGAGTCCGCTGCACGAGCACGCCAATGGCTTCGCACCGCTATGCGACGCAGCTTCACCGACGCCCAAGGGGGCAGCCAAGCCGCAGAAACCTCCGCACTCTCCCCCGCAACACAAGTACCACGCGCCGCCACCGCACCCACCGCCCGCTCACACACCGCACCAACACCACCAACAACAG ATGGTGAGCGGAGGAAACAACGGACGATGCGGAGGAGGAGGCGGCGGAGGTGGGATGGGCCGCGGCGGCATGGTGGCGCCGCGCTACCCCGCGCCCATCGGCCAGCGGCCGCACGCGCCCGCCGTGCCGCTGtaccgcgcgccgcccgccgcgccgcgcccgcacCACGCCGCGCGCCCCAACCTCTACTACCACCAGCACCAGCGCA ACGGCGGCGCCGGAGAGCGCGCGGCGGACGGCGGCGAGGCGGCGCCACCCGGCGACGAGCCCGGGGAtgaggcgcccgcgcccgaCGCGCCGGCGCCCGCCGAGGTGAAGGCGGAGTGA